A stretch of Malus sylvestris chromosome 11, drMalSylv7.2, whole genome shotgun sequence DNA encodes these proteins:
- the LOC126589004 gene encoding uncharacterized protein LOC126589004 has product MKIVRFALRSFNDSRRFHQPHVRTLSTYMTSGGGMDDKKISNSFESSDDFERRIFSETSGGNFFSKLDRLGKAHDGHVSDLGGGFGIGSGSGSHVLDGLDESLNTLSDGMDGKLEKAATYFEYDEEEVDKDDYSFRPDMTFKPGMTYEKKDLDLTKPGVSKLPRRYEFEVTTKEVLRKADFRNVRFLANFLTEAGILIKRSKTGISAKAQRKVAREIKTARAFGLMPFTTMGTKSFVFGKTMESLDEDYEYESYDNHMGDADERDPLAP; this is encoded by the exons ATGAAAATTGTTCGGTTTGCTTTGCGATCCTTCAATGACAGTCGCCGATTTCATCAGCCACATGTGAGAACTCTGTCTACATACATGACATCAG GTGGAGGAATGGATGATAAGAAAATTTCTAATTCCTTTGAATCTTCTGATGATTTCGAGCGGCGCATCTTCAGTGAAACTTCTGGGGGTAACTTTTTCTCAAAGCTAGATAGGCTTGGGAAGGCTCATGATGGACATGTTTCAGATCTTGGTGGAGGATTTGGAATTGGAAGTGGAAGTGGTTCCCATGTACTTGATGGCTTAGATGAGAGTTTAAACACATTATCTGATGGAATGGATGGAAAATTAGAGAAAGCAGCCACCTACTTTGAGTATGATGAGGAAGAAGTAGACAAAGATGATTATTCTTTCAGACCAGATATGACTTTTAAGCCAGGAATGACTTATGAAAAAAAA GATCTGGATCTTACTAAGCCAGGAGTAAGTAAACTTCCCCGTAGGTATGAGTTTGAAGTAACTACAAAGGAAGTTCTTAGAAAAGCTGATTTCAGG AATGTGAGATTCCTTGCGAATTTCTTAACAGAGGCTGGAATTCTTATCAAAAGAAGCAAG ACTGGAATTAGCGCCAAAGCTCAGAGGAAGGTCGCCAGGGAAATCAAAACAGCTCGAGCTTTTGGTTTAATGCCTTTCACGACAATGGGGACAAAATCATTCGTTTTTGGGAAAACTATGGAGAGTCTGGATGAAGATTATGAGTACGAAAGTTATGATAACCATATGGGTGATGCCGATGAAAGAGACCCTCTGGCACCCTAA
- the LOC126589006 gene encoding putative serine/threonine-protein kinase-like protein CCR3 yields MTLPREPFSLTAAILITTFISSLITPHDWWLADALGLASTTAITYGTPTVCGIVAESPTQSIQCFQNGQIAISVQPNISFQSISGGKSFFCGLRSGGFALLCWETSLSSSNRFRPKLIYHSGSVALTDLAVGDEQVCAREVNSRMVRCWRGRDNASGVLFSSPGEALWFQTITSGSGFSCGILLNDGRVLCWGKSDVGAEIQTGFEKVNMSSLVAGGSHACGLSMNGTLVCRGNNDFGQLNVPSSTSTFQFSGLALGANFTCAIRRKNGFVVCWGGRNIFEYDSVVITNVSFELISAGLNFVCGVTTSNLSVICWGPGWSSSHDNLPLGMIIPGPCVQGPCTSCVYPNSETLCGGSGEICRSCRAELPLALPLPPINQPTQASKPGFSLFKTKNRLLLVFAIVGSVGTFAGLCTIVFCLRTGLCGSWLNCHDSVRTESFPDPNVGCSAARVANVPTSLASSSMKGSLSGSSSKHGDKIESFHLVELSTATKYFSTENKIGAGSFGIVYKGKLADGREVAIKRGHTSTRNKKFQEKESAFDSELALLSRLHHKHLVKLVGSCEANDERLLVYEYMSNGSLHDHLHSKENVEKNSSNVNSWKMRIKIALGAARGVEYLHNYAVPTIIHRDIKSSNILLDANWNARVSDFGLSLLGPGSNQEIMSSKAVGTIGYIDPEYFVSNVLTARSDVYGFGVVLLELLTGKKALFRSSEDGGPMTVVEYVGPRIMAGELQSMLDKRVGQPDPNEGEAVELLAYTAMRCVNLEGKGRPSMTDIVANLERALALCEDDPFSFSTTTISLPSV; encoded by the coding sequence ATGACACTTCCACGCGAACCCTTCTCTCTCACCGCCGCAATCTTGATCACAACCTTCATATCTTCTCTCATCACACCACATGATTGGTGGTTGGCCGACGCCCTTGGCTTAGCCTCCACCACAGCTATCACATATGGCACTCCGACGGTTTGTGGCATTGTGGCTGAGAGCCCCACACAGAGCATACAGTGCTTTCAAAACGGTCAGATTGCCATTTCAGTCCAACCCAATATTTCTTTTCAATCCATTTCTGGAGGGAAGAGCTTCTTCTGTGGCCTCAGGTCTGGAGGGTTTGCCCTTCTCTGCTGGGAGACCAGCTTGTCTAGCTCAAATAGGTTTCGGCCGAAACTAATATATCACAGTGGAAGTGTAGCTTTGACTGATCTGGCTGTGGGTGATGAGCAAGTTTGCGCTAGGGAAGTCAACTCTAGAATGGTCAGGTGCTGGAGAGGAAGAGATAATGCAAGTGGGGTTTTGTTTTCCTCACCTGGGGAAGCATTGTGGTTTCAAACAATCACATCCGGAAGCGGGTTTTCGTGTGGGATTTTGTTGAATGATGGGAGAGTTCTGTGTTGGGGCAAGAGTGATGTTGGAGCTGAGATTCAAACAGGGTTTGAGAAAGTGAACATGTCAAGCCTTGTTGCAGGCGGATCTCATGCTTGTGGCTTGAGTATGAATGGAACATTGGTCTGCAGAGGAAACAACGATTTCGGGCAATTGAATGTACCTTCAAGTACTTCGACTTTCCAGTTTTCAGGCCTTGCGTTGGGGGCAAATTTTACTTGTGCCATTCGGCGAAAAAATGGATTCGTTGTATGCTGGGGAGGAAGAAACATATTTGAATATGACAGTGTTGTAATTACAAATGTTTCATTTGAGTTAATTTCTGCAGGTTTGAATTTCGTGTGCGGCGTGACAACGAGTAATTTATCAGTGATTTGTTGGGGACCAGGGTGGTCTAGTTCGCATGATAATCTTCCACTGGGAATGATTATTCCTGGTCCATGTGTGCAGGGTCCATGTACTAGCTGTGTGTACCCGAATTCGGAGACTCTTTGTGGTGGTTCGGGGGAAATATGCAGATCATGCCGGGCTGAACTTCCATTAGCACTTCCATTGCCTCCAATAAATCAACCTACACAAGCTTCAAAGCCGGGTTTTTCgttattcaaaacaaaaaataggcTTCTGTTGGTTTTTGCAATAGTTGGATCAGTTGGGACATTTGCAGGACTCTGCACTATTGTCTTTTGCCTACGGACTGGACTCTGTGGTTCTTGGTTAAACTGCCATGACTCTGTACGAACCGAAAGTTTTCCTGATCCAAATGTGGGTTGTTCTGCTGCTAGAGTCGCCAATGTTCCTACTTCATTAGCATCAAGTTCCATGAAGGGCAGTTTAAGTGGTTCATCGTCGAAGCATGGTGACAAGATTGAGTCATTTCACCTGGTAGAGCTTTCCACTGCCACCAAATATTTCTCCACCGAAAACAAGATCGGTGCTGGGAGCTTTGGCATTGTCTATAAAGGCAAGCTTGCGGATGGTCGTGAAGTGGCCATCAAGAGGGGACATACAAGTACCAGGAACAAGAAATTTCAGGAGAAAGAGAGCGCGTTTGACTCCGAATTAGCATTGCTGTCCCGGCTTCACCACAAACACCTGGTGAAGCTAGTGGGATCCTGTGAAGCTAACGACGAGAGGCTTTTGGTTTACGAGTACATGAGCAACGGTTCACTTCATGATCACTTGCATAGCAAGGAAAATGTGGAGAAAAATAGCAGCAATGTGAATTCTTGGAAAATGAGGATAAAAATCGCGCTTGGTGCAGCCAGGGGAGTAGAGTATCTTCACAATTATGCAGTGCCAACAATAATTCACAGGGACATCAAGTCCTCAAACATTCTTTTGGATGCAAATTGGAATGCAAGGGTATCAGATTTTGGACTGTCATTATTGGGGCCGGGATCAAACCAAGAGATCATGTCGTCCAAAGCTGTTGGAACAATTGGGTACATTGATCCCGAGTACTTTGTGTCAAACGTTTTGACAGCAAGGAGTGATGTCTACGGATTTGGAGTGGTTCTATTGGAGCTTTTGACAGGGAAGAAGGCTCTGTTTAGAAGTAGTGAAGACGGAGGTCCAATGACGGTTGTGGAATACGTAGGGCCGCGAATAATGGCAGGGGAGCTGCAAAGCATGTTGGATAAAAGGGTGGGGCAGCCCGACCCAAATGAAGGCGAAGCAGTTGAGCTCTTGGCTTATACTGCTATGCGTTGTGTGAACTTGGAGGGGAAGGGAAGGCCTAGCATGACTGACATTGTAGCCAATTTAGAGAGGGCTCTTGCTCTTTGCGAGGATGATCCTTTTAGCTTCTCTACCACCACAATTTCCCTCCCTTCAGTGTAA